Proteins from a single region of Oncorhynchus nerka isolate Pitt River linkage group LG18, Oner_Uvic_2.0, whole genome shotgun sequence:
- the LOC115121754 gene encoding GTPase IMAP family member 9-like: protein MTEQNEEVRIVLLGKTGAGKSASGNTMLGRDTFESKMSSISVTSTCEKKRGEVGGQHVAVIDTPGLFDTKLTPEEAQKEISQCLFYSAPGPHVFLVVIALGRFTEEEKETVEMIQKLFGVEASKYTMVLFTNGDLLDDDEVTIEDFLNGNTYLETLIAKCNDGYHVFKNNDHNPSQVTELLDKINKMVTMNGGSHYTTKMFQDAERLIEEEKERLLKENEEQRLREMEELKTRFEGECLREEEEKLRRKQECEAREKAEILRKGAIIGAVVGVVGGPVGVGVGAAVGAGVAAIVNRCRTQ from the exons ATGACTG AGCAAAATGAGGAAGTCCGGATTGTTCTGCTGGGGAAGACGGGAGCTGGGAAGAGTGCATCAGGAAACACCATGCTGGGGAGAGACACTTTTGAGTCAAAAATGTCCTCTATTTCTGTGACATCAACATGTGaaaagaaaagaggagaggtgggtgggCAACATGTAGCTGTCATTGACACACCTGGATTGTTTGACACCAAGTTAACACCGGAAGAGGCACAGAAAGAGATCTCACAGTGCCTGTTTTACTCCGCTCCTGGTCCCCATGTGTTCCTGGTTGTGATCGCGCTGGGAAGATTCACTGAAGAGGAGAAGGAAACTGTGGAGATGATTCAGAAATTATTTGGTGTTGAAGCATCGAAATACACCATGGTTCTCTTCACAAATGGAGACCTTCTTGATGATGATGAAGTAACAATTGAAGACTTCCTGAATGGAAATACATATCTGGAAACTTTAATTGCCAAATGTAATGATGGATATCATGTCTTTAAAAACAATGATCATAATCCATCTCAGGTCACTGAGCTTCTTGACAAGATAAACAAGATGGTGACGATGAATGGAGGAAGCCACTACACCACTAAGATGTTCCAAGATGCAGAGAGGTTGattgaagaagagaaggagaggctcCTGAAAGAGAACGAAGAACAGAGACTCAGAGAGATGGAAGAACTGAAGACAAGGTTTGAAGGAGAATGTCTAAGGGAAGAAGAAGAGAAGCTGAGGAGAAAACAGGAATGTGAAGCTAGAGAGAAAGCTGAAATTTTAAGGAAAGGTGCCATAATCGGAGCAGTTGTGGGAGTAGTTGGGGGCCCAGTTGGTGTGGGAGTTGGTGCAGCAGTGGGAGCTGGAGTTGCAGCTATAGTAAATAGATGCAGAACACAATGA